Proteins from a genomic interval of Oncorhynchus kisutch isolate 150728-3 linkage group LG28, Okis_V2, whole genome shotgun sequence:
- the ca4a gene encoding carbonic anhydrase 4a: protein MQQHLILSIFLAFFLKICTGADWCYQSQHTCDTPCDGPEKWDHVNRVCAGDNQSPINIVHRKTVPDKRLTPFQFKQYQDSFQGTIKNNGHSVQVNVPHDAYVIGGDLETPYKAVQFHLHWGKNGGPGSEHTIDGEQYSMELHIVHMKQQHSNLGDALKDPSGVAVLGFFYEESLSENRKYDPIVKALQSIKTTHAQATLSAVSLEQLIPPQQNLTNYYRYKGSLTTPNCTESVVWTVFEKPIPLSKNQLRKFSELQFKDGKDMVNTFRPVQPLNRRVVYRSGGAVALASAALLVASVAMAMGLSQSN, encoded by the exons ATTGGTGCTACCAGTCCCAACATACCTGTGACACCCCTTGTGATG GACCTGAGAAGTGGGATCATGTTAACAGAGTCTGTGCAGGCGATAACCAATCCCCCATCAACATCGTCCACAGGAAGACCGTACCAGACAAACGCCTCACACCCTTCCAGTTTAAACAGTACCAGGATTCCTTCCAAGGCACGATCAAAAACAATGGACACTCTG TGCAGGTGAACGTGCCTCATGATGCCTATGTGATTGGTGGAGACCTGGAGACGCCCTATAAGGCAGTGCAGTTCCACCTGCACTGGGGCAAGAACGGAGGACCAGGGTCAGAACACACCATTGACGGAGAGCAGTACTCTATGGAG CTGCATATTGTTCACATGAAACAGCAGCACTCCAACTTGGGAGATGCCTTGAAAGATCCATCCGGAGTTGCAGTCCTGGGATTTTTCTACGAG GAATCTCTCAGTGAAAACCGAAAATATGACCCCATTGTAAAAGCTCTCCAGAGCATCAAGACGACTC ATGCTCAAGCCACTCTGAGTGCTGTGTCTCTGGAGCAGCTGATTCCTCCCCAGCAGAACCTGACCAACTACTACCGTTACAAAGGCTCCCTCACCACCCCCAACTGCACTGAGTCCGTGGTCTGGACCGTGTTTGAGAAGCCCATTCCTCTCAGCAAAAACCAG CTACGTAAGTTTTCAGAACTCCAGTTTAAGGACGGCAAGGACATGGTGAATACTTTCCGGCCGGTGCAGCCCCTGAACCGCCGCGTAGTGTACCGGTCTGGAGGCGCAGTGGCACTGGCTAGTGCCGCGCTCCTCGTGGCTTCCGTCGCCATGGCGATGGGACTGTCACAGTCCAACTAG